GGTTTTTCAGAGGTTTTTCGATGATTCACGACATCCTCGCGCTGCTCGACAACGGCATCTCAGCGCTGCAAACGCTGCTGTATGTCGACGTCGTGCAGCCGTTCTTCTTCAAGTTCGGCTTGATGGGCTATGACGAAGACACGTACGACGCGCTCTACTGGGTGATCATCGGCGTGCTCGAAATCGTCGTGACGTATGCCGCTTTGCGGCCGCTCGAAGCGTTGCGGCCGATCGAGACCTGGCAGGATCGCAAGGCGCTGCGCGCCGATGTGATCTACACGTGGATCGCCAAGCTCGGCATCATCAATATCGCGGTTTTTTTCATGCTCACGCCGCTGTTCAATCACTGGCAAAGCCTGATGGCGATCTACGACGTGCCGAATATCGACGTCGATAGTTTGTGGCCCGGCGTGACCGATCAGCCGGTGGTGTCGTTCCTGATCTATCTGATCGTGCTCGACTTCTTCGGCTACTGGTATCACCGCTGGCAGCACCGTTTCGGCGTGTGGTGGGAATTGCACGCGGTGCATCACAGCCAGCAGCAGATGTCGCTGTGGGCCGACGACCGCAACCACTTTCTCGACGACATCATCCAGGCCGCGTTTTTTGCGGCGATTTCGCTGTTTATCGGCGTGCAGCCGACGCAGTTCGTCGTGCTGGTCGCCGTCGGCAATTTCATGCAGAGCGTGCAGCACGTGAATGCGCGTTTGCCGTATGGGTGGCTGCTGGAGCGCGTGATCGTCAGTCCGATTTTTCATCGCCGGCATCACGCGGTGGGGTATGGGCATGAAGGCACGCGTTATGGATGCAACTTCGGCGTGCTGTTTCCGTGGTGGGACATGATGTTCCGCACCGTGTCCTGGGACCGCACCGTCGAGCCGACCGGCATTCGCGATCAGTTGCCCGTGCCGCACGGCGCCGGCCGTTCGTATGGCACGGGGTTGATCGCGCAGCAGTGGTATGCGTTCGGCCGTATCGTGCAGCGTTTGCGCGGTCAGCGGAACTATGCCGGTGGCGCGGCTGAATAAGCGGCAGGCGACGACGTCGACGCTTCGGCCGCCAGATAGCGCCCAGGTGTCGTGCCCATCGCGCGGCGGAACATGTCGATAAACGCGCTGACGTTGTCGTAGCCGAGTTCGAGCGCGATCGTCGTGACGGGCATGCCGTCCGCGACAAGTTCAAGCGCACGCAGCAAGCGCGCCTGCTGCCGCCACTGCGCGAACGTCATGCCGGTTTCCGCCACAAAACGGCGGCTCAGCGTGCGCGGCGCGAGACCCGCCCACACCGCCCATTCATCGAGCCGGCGATTGTCGGACAGATCGCCGACCAGCGCGTCCGTGAGACGCACGAGCCTGGCGTCGTCGGGGCGCGGCAAATCCAGCGATTCCTCTTTCGACGCCGCGAGTTCGTCGACGATGACTTCCGCGATGCGCGTTTGCGCGTCGTCGAGTTCGACGCCCGGCCAACTTGCCACGCGCCGGACGGCTTCGCGCAGCAAGGGCGTGGTTTTGATCGCGCGCGGCTCGCGCGGCAGTTGCTCGCAGCGCTGCTCGGTAATGAACACGCTCCAGCCGGAAAACGGTCCGTAGGAGCGCACCGAGTGCTCGTAATGCGGCGGAATCCAGATGGCGTGGATCGCGGGCACGACCCATTGCTGTCGGTCGAGGCCCACCGAGACGAGCCCGCTCAACGCACCCATCAGCTGCCCGCGCGCATGACTATGCGAGGACGTCGAACGCGCCTCGGTTTGCGTCAGTTCGGCCGCGGCGAGGAAAGGACCGGCCGGCGAGGTGACGAGATCCGGGCGAATCAAAGGTTGGGTCATGGCCTGAATACCGTATTGATTGGCCTTTATACCGGAGACCGGCCGCATTTGCACGCCTACACTGGATTCCATTGTGATCAACAAGGAGTGCAGTGCGATGCGAGCTGAACAGGTTCTTCCCGATTCAATCAATCAGACTGAGATTGGCGGTACGACGATCCGCAAGGGCACCGTCGCGGCTTTTCTCGCCAATGCGCGTGTGTGGACCGATCCCAACGCGAGCAAAGCGGCGTACGCCGAGGCCGAAACCGATATGGTCGATGCGCTGCCTGCGTTGCACCTTCTCGGTTTGTTCGACGTGCTCGAGATTCGCGATCACGCGTTGCGCGACTGGGTTCAGGTGCGGCAGCGCGCGCTTCAATCCCAAGCTTCAGCACAATCCCAGGCTAACAGCAAGGAACCATCATGAAAGCAGCCATTGTCAAAGCGGCGGGCGAGGCGCCCGTCTACGCGGATTTCGCTCGACCCGAAGCGTCGAGCGGATTGAGTGTCGTCGATGTCACGGCATCCGCGCTCAGTCACGTCACCCGTTCCAGGGCGGCGGGCTCGCATTATTCGTCGTCGGGCGACTTTCCGTTCGTTGCCGGCGTGGACGGCACAGGCCGACTGAGCGACGGACGACGCGTCTATTTCTTCAAGCCGCAGGCGCCGTTCGGTGCGATGGCGGAACACAGCCTCGTCGCGGACACGCATTGCATTGCGCTGCCCGACACGCTCGACGACGTCACGGCCGCGGCGATCGCGATTCCCGGCATGTCGTCGTGGGCGGCGCTCGTCGAGCGGGCGGGTTTCGTGGCGGGCGAAACCGTGTTGATCAACGGTGCAACGGGCACCTCGGGACGGTTGGCCGTGCAGATCGCGAAGCACCTCGGCGCGGCGCGAATCATTGCGACGGGGCGTAATGCTGCTTCGCTGGAAGCGCTCAAGCTCATCGGCGCCGATGACACGATTTCGCTCGATCAGGACGAAGCCAGCTTGAGCCGCGCGTTCGAAGCGGTGTTTCGCGACAGCGTGGACGTGGTGCTGGATTATCTGTGGGGCGCGAGTGCGCGGTCGTTGTTGATCGCGGCGGCGAAAGCATCGGAGGACGATCACCCGGTGCGCTTCGTTCAGATCGGCGCGATTAGCGGCGCCGAGATCGCGTTACCGGCGGCCGTGCTGCGTTCGACGGATATCAGGTTGGTAGGGAGCGGGATTGGCAGCGTTCCTTTGGCGCATTTGTTCGGGGCGCTGAAAGCGGTGTTCGATGCAGCGGGGCCTGCTGGTTTGCAGGTGACGACTCAAACGGTGCCGCTGGCGGAACTGGGCGCGCATTGGGGGCATCCGGATAGTGCTCGTCGGACGGTGTTTGTGCCGTAGACGTAGGGGGTATAACGCCTCGCTGCACGTTCACCTTTGTCTTGGTCATGACCGGACACGATCGCTCATGCCGTCCTTGCCTTATCGGTTTATTTAACTATAGTGTGAAATATTAACCGTAAGGTTTATCAAAGGAGGCCATCATGAGCGAATCGTTTGAACGTCCTTCGCTGGGGGCATCGGTGTACTACAAGGACGCGTTTGCTGCGCTCGACTGGCTGGAAAAGGCCTTCGGCTTCGAGCGTCAGATGGTCATTACAGACAACGATGGCCAGTTGGCCCACTCGGAAATGCGTTTCGGCGACAGCTACGTGATGATCTGCCGCGAATGGTCGGAAGATGCGGCGAGCCCGGCGTCGATCGGCGGCAAGAATACGCAGTCGGTGCATGTGCAACTACGTGACGGTATCGACGAGCACTGTGCTCGCTCGCGCGCTGCTGGCGCGGTGATTACGCGTGAGTTGGCCGATCAGTTTTACGGCGACCGTGTGTATGCGGCTCGCGATCCGGAGGGGCATATCTGGAGCTTTGGGCAGACCGTGCACGAGGTGTCGCGTGAAGAAGCCGAGCGTGCCAGCGGGTTGAAAATCGAAGGCTGGGTGTAACGCATGGGACTGCCCGCGAGTGTCTCGCTCGATCGCACGCTGGCCGCGCTGGCCGATCCGAACCGGCGTCACGTGGTCGATCTGTTGAGCCGGCAACCCATGCGCGCCGGCGAACTCGCGCAGGCCACCGGTCTCTCGCCGCAAGCGATGAGCCGGCACTTGCGCGTACTGCGTTCGAGTGAGTTGATAGAAGAATCGCGCGGCGGCGGCGACAGCGTCGACGCGCGCGTGCGGCTTTATGTATTGCGATCGACGCCGATGAACGAATTGAAAACGTGGCTCGAGCAGACCGAGGCATTGTGGTCGGAGCAACTGTTGTCGTTCAAGGCGCACGTCGAGGAGCAGGGATGAGTTCGCGCGTGCAGGTGTCGCTGCGCGTTGCCGCGTCGCCGTCGCGTGCGTTCGAGGTATTCACGCGCGATATCGGCCGATGGTGGCGGCCTAACGGGCTGTTTCAATTCACGCCGCAAGGGGAGGGGGTATTGTCGTTCGAACCGGCTGAGGAGGGGAGTGGCGACCATGGACGTCTGGTCGAAACGCAGCCGGACGGCAGCGTGTTCGAGGTGGGCCGCGTCACTGTGTGGGAGCCGGGCGAACGTTTGGCATTCGGCTGGCGGCAAGCGAGTTTTTCCGCCGCGCAACACACGCATGTCGAGGTGCGTTTCGAAGCGGTGGGCGACGAGACACGGGTGACGGTCGAGCATCGTGGCTGGGATACGGTGCCGCAGGATCATGTGGCGCGCCATCATTTTCCCGATCGCGTGTTTCTATTGCGGCACGGGGAGTGGTGGCAGGTTTTGTTGGCCGCGTTGCGTGCGGAAGTGGGGGATGGAGTGCTACCGCCGGTGCTTTAGCAGAGTGGAACCGAGCCACACGATGAGCGCTGAAAAGACGAAGCTCAGAGCGAGCAGCAGGCCTGCTATCACGCTTTCGTGGCCCTCTACGCCGACTGTGCCAAACAGACGGAAGAGAGGGGCAAGCGCCTGATACCCGCTCTCGCTGTATAACCACGCGAGCAGGGCATTGATTCGGGAGACTGAATGGCGATGCATCCTTCGCTGATGCCGAATCGGCCGTCGGGATGGAGGCGGAAATTGCCGCGACGCACGCCATGCACGAACGTGTAGTCGTCGATGACACCGTCATTACGGTAAAGGGCGAACCATTGATCGTGCTGCACGTGAGATGCCTTGTCTTTTGCCCAATCCCAAAGCCACCCGAGACGCCCCCCGCTTTGACGCCCGATGATGTAATAGCGTCCCTTCGGGATTGGACCGGCGTTCTTGATGGCCGTGTTCGCGCGGCTGCTGATCCTGACCGCGCGTCGTGTGGTCCGAAAAATCAGCGAGCACGCCAGCGCCGATTAACAAACCGCCACACCGCACTCACCAGCAACGACCCGACGCCAAGCCCCACGCCCAGCAACACGATCGAACTCATATGATCGCGCACCAGGGGCACATTGCCGAACAGATAACCGGCGGCCACCAGCGACACGATCCACAGTGCTGCGCCCGCGCTGACGAACGACAGGAAACGCGCGAACGTCATGCGCGAAACGCCCGCGACGAACGGCGCGAACGTCCGCACCACCGCAATGAATGGCGACAGCAGAAACGTCAGTCCGCCGCGCGCTTCGTAAAATACATGCGCCTTGCGCAATGCGTTCTTGTCGAGCCAGCGATAGTCGGCGGTATAAACCTTTTCACCGATCGCGCGGCCAATCGCATAGTCGACGACGCTGCCGGCCACCGTGGCCGCGAACAGCACGGGGATCACGAGCCAGACGTTCAGCGCGCCGGTTGCGGCGAGTCCGCCGCAAATGAAAATCAGCGGATCGCCGGGCAAGAAGAACAGCGGCAGAAAACCGATCTCGACGAATATGACGAGAAACAGCATCGCGTAAACGGCGGTGCCGTATTGCACGATCAGACCGCTCAGGTGCTGGTCGAAGTGCAGGGCGACCTGCAACACATGCATCAGATCCATCTCGGGGCGCGGGGGAATTGGGATGTTCGGGAGTGTAGCCCGACGGCGGCACGGGTACCTGTCTATTTCCTTGGAGAGATGTCAATATCGCGTCGTGTCATACGCAAATAAAACCTGAAACAAACCTGCGAAACCTTTATGCGACAAGCTTCCGCCGTCACTTTCCGTTTTGCCGCGCCACCCGATGCGAACGCGATCCAAGCTATCGAATTCGAAGCGGGCCAGCGTTTCGCCAGCGTCGGTTTGACGGGCATTGCCGATGCCCCGCCGATGGATATCGAGCGTATCGAAAGCAAGATCGCCGCGCGCGAGATCATCGTCGCCGTGGATGCCGATGCGACCCGCGTCGGATTCGTCATGTTCGAGCCGCAGCCCACGCGCATCTATATTCAGGAGCTCGACGTGCTGACGTCGCATGCGGGGCAGGGTATCGGCGCGGCGTTGATCGAGCAGGTCGCGCAACACGCATTGGCGCGGCAGCTCACGCAACTGATTCTGTCCACCTATCGCGAGGTGCCGTGGAACGCGCCTTACTATCGACGGCTCGGGTTTCGCGATATCGAAGCAGCGGAACTCGACGCGCATCTGATCGAGCGGCGCGACGCGCATATCGCGCGTGGGCTCGACGAATCCAGGCGCGTGTTCATGCGGCGCGATCTGGCATGAGATGAGGTTGGTTGCGCGAAAGAAAAACGCGGCGGGTGCGACCGATATCTATCTCCGGTCACATCCGCCGCGTCGTTTTACCGCTTGCTACAGCGAGCTCGCTGCCACGCAGGTGGCGCTTATTCCACCCGCTTATTCCACCGTTTCCAGCGCCGGATAATCCACATACCCGGTTTCGCCGCGCGCATAGTACGTCGACGGATTCGGCTGGTTCAGCGGCGCATCCGTTTCGAAGCGGCGCACCAGATCCGGATTCGCGATGAACAGTTGGCCCCATGCCACCGCGTCCGCTTCACCCGCGTCGAGCAATTGTTGCGCGCTCTGCTTGGTGAACTTTTCGTTCGCGATGTACGGGCCGCCGAATGCCTGCTTCAGTTGCGGGCCGAGGCGGTCGTCGCCGAGCGCTTCACGAGCCGCGATGAACGCGATCTTGCGCTTGCCGAGTTCGCGAGCCACGTAACCGAACGTAGCGGCCGGATCGGAGTCGCCCATGTCGTGCGCGTCGCGGCGCGGTGCAAGGTGCACGCCCACGCGATTCGCGCCCCACACATCGATGCAAGCGTCGGTGACTTCGAGCAGCAGACGCGCGCGGTTTTCGATCGGACCACCGTAGGTGTCGGTACGCTGATTGGTGCTGTCCTGCAGAAACTGGTCGAGCAGATAGCCGTTCGCGCCGTGCACTTCAACGCCGTCGAAACCGGCCGTTTTCGCGTTCTCGGCGCCCTTGCGGTACGCGTCGACCAGACCGGCGATTTCGTCGAGTTCCAGCGCGCGAGGCGTCACGAACGGACGTTCCGGACGCACCAGACTCACATGCCCTTGCGCGGCGATCGCGCTCGGCGCAACCGGCAATTCGCCATTCAGGAACACCGGATCCGAAATACGGCCAACGTGCCACAGTTGCAGAAAGATCTTGCCGCCGGCGGCGTGCACCGCGTTCGTGACGAGCTTCCAGCCTTCAACCTGTTCCTGCGACCAGATGCCCGGCGTGTCGGCATAACCCACGCCTTGCGGGGTGACCGAGGTGGCTTCGCTGATGATCAGGCCGGCGCTCGCGCGCTCGGCGTAGTAACGCGCCATCAACGCGTTCGGCACGCGGATTTCTTCGGCGCGCTGGCGCGTCAGCGGCGCCATGATGATGCGGTTCGACAGCGTGATATCGCCAATTTGCAGCGGATCGAAAAGAGTCGGCATAACAGTTCACCTTCGGCAACGAGCTTGTGGCCCGGCCTGAAAAAATACGTGATGAAAAAAGCGTGCTGACGCGAATGAAGCCCTCAAAGCTGCTCGTTCATATGCTCGAGAAAGGCCTGAATGACGGGCTCATTGCGTTTGAAAAACACCCACTGGCCAACCCGCTTCGACGTGACGAGGCCCGCGCGCTGCAGTGCCGCGAGGTGCGCCGACACGGTGGACTGCGACAGACCGCAGCGTGCGTCGATCTTGCCGGCGCATACGCCGTGGTCGAGCGGCAACTCCTGATCGGCGAAATGCGCGTACGGCTCCCGCAGCCAGCCAAGAATCTCCCGGCGTAACGGGTTGGCCAGCGCTTTGTGAATCGCGTCGATGTCGGGTGTCGTTCGGGTCGGTTTCATGGTTGTCAACAACACGCAGGCCTGGAACGCCGGTTGGCGTCCATGCATCTGCATCGCTACAAGACGAATCATATATCGTATTTTGACGATATGCTTGAAGACACTACTGTCTATGTGGGCGATAGGTGTCGACGCACAACAAAGCCTGCACTTCGGCGGATGCACGTTTTATGCGCAAAAGAGTTCACACTTTGTGTTGCACATCGTGGAATTTTTCGGTGGATAACGCTTCAACCTGCTTTCGTTTTTACACCGCGATGACGCAGCCAGCGAAGCGGAAGCAGCCCTGTAGAAAGAGCGTCGCGCAGGCGATTCACTTCGTCCAAATTAACCCGTTGAATCACGTCCGTATTTTCACGCTCGTCAACACGCATCCAGGGGAATCATGAGTCGACGTGTCTTTGTTGCTGCCTTCGCTGCACTCTGTTGCGAAATGCCGGGCAGGGCCGCGGCGTTACTCGTGCTTCGCGCGTTCATGACCGCCCTGAACACCTCGATATCCCTGATCCTCATAACCTGTGCTTATTGACTAAATTATTTCCGATGTTGATGAAATCTCGGGCGAAAGTAAACTGCAGTCGTCAATACGCCACCAGGCAATCACCGAGA
This genomic stretch from Paraburkholderia bryophila harbors:
- a CDS encoding DUF2778 domain-containing protein, whose translation is MACSLIFRTTRRAVRISSRANTAIKNAGPIPKGRYYIIGRQSGGRLGWLWDWAKDKASHVQHDQWFALYRNDGVIDDYTFVHGVRRGNFRLHPDGRFGISEGCIAIQSPESMPCSRGYTARAGIRRLPLSSVCLAQSA
- a CDS encoding VTT domain-containing protein, which gives rise to MDLMHVLQVALHFDQHLSGLIVQYGTAVYAMLFLVIFVEIGFLPLFFLPGDPLIFICGGLAATGALNVWLVIPVLFAATVAGSVVDYAIGRAIGEKVYTADYRWLDKNALRKAHVFYEARGGLTFLLSPFIAVVRTFAPFVAGVSRMTFARFLSFVSAGAALWIVSLVAAGYLFGNVPLVRDHMSSIVLLGVGLGVGSLLVSAVWRFVNRRWRAR
- a CDS encoding SRPBCC family protein, which translates into the protein MSSRVQVSLRVAASPSRAFEVFTRDIGRWWRPNGLFQFTPQGEGVLSFEPAEEGSGDHGRLVETQPDGSVFEVGRVTVWEPGERLAFGWRQASFSAAQHTHVEVRFEAVGDETRVTVEHRGWDTVPQDHVARHHFPDRVFLLRHGEWWQVLLAALRAEVGDGVLPPVL
- a CDS encoding sterol desaturase family protein translates to MIHDILALLDNGISALQTLLYVDVVQPFFFKFGLMGYDEDTYDALYWVIIGVLEIVVTYAALRPLEALRPIETWQDRKALRADVIYTWIAKLGIINIAVFFMLTPLFNHWQSLMAIYDVPNIDVDSLWPGVTDQPVVSFLIYLIVLDFFGYWYHRWQHRFGVWWELHAVHHSQQQMSLWADDRNHFLDDIIQAAFFAAISLFIGVQPTQFVVLVAVGNFMQSVQHVNARLPYGWLLERVIVSPIFHRRHHAVGYGHEGTRYGCNFGVLFPWWDMMFRTVSWDRTVEPTGIRDQLPVPHGAGRSYGTGLIAQQWYAFGRIVQRLRGQRNYAGGAAE
- a CDS encoding GNAT family N-acetyltransferase, yielding MRQASAVTFRFAAPPDANAIQAIEFEAGQRFASVGLTGIADAPPMDIERIESKIAAREIIVAVDADATRVGFVMFEPQPTRIYIQELDVLTSHAGQGIGAALIEQVAQHALARQLTQLILSTYREVPWNAPYYRRLGFRDIEAAELDAHLIERRDAHIARGLDESRRVFMRRDLA
- a CDS encoding AraC family transcriptional regulator, encoding MTQPLIRPDLVTSPAGPFLAAAELTQTEARSTSSHSHARGQLMGALSGLVSVGLDRQQWVVPAIHAIWIPPHYEHSVRSYGPFSGWSVFITEQRCEQLPREPRAIKTTPLLREAVRRVASWPGVELDDAQTRIAEVIVDELAASKEESLDLPRPDDARLVRLTDALVGDLSDNRRLDEWAVWAGLAPRTLSRRFVAETGMTFAQWRQQARLLRALELVADGMPVTTIALELGYDNVSAFIDMFRRAMGTTPGRYLAAEASTSSPAAYSAAPPA
- a CDS encoding quinone oxidoreductase family protein, with product MKAAIVKAAGEAPVYADFARPEASSGLSVVDVTASALSHVTRSRAAGSHYSSSGDFPFVAGVDGTGRLSDGRRVYFFKPQAPFGAMAEHSLVADTHCIALPDTLDDVTAAAIAIPGMSSWAALVERAGFVAGETVLINGATGTSGRLAVQIAKHLGAARIIATGRNAASLEALKLIGADDTISLDQDEASLSRAFEAVFRDSVDVVLDYLWGASARSLLIAAAKASEDDHPVRFVQIGAISGAEIALPAAVLRSTDIRLVGSGIGSVPLAHLFGALKAVFDAAGPAGLQVTTQTVPLAELGAHWGHPDSARRTVFVP
- a CDS encoding VOC family protein, which translates into the protein MSESFERPSLGASVYYKDAFAALDWLEKAFGFERQMVITDNDGQLAHSEMRFGDSYVMICREWSEDAASPASIGGKNTQSVHVQLRDGIDEHCARSRAAGAVITRELADQFYGDRVYAARDPEGHIWSFGQTVHEVSREEAERASGLKIEGWV
- a CDS encoding alkene reductase, giving the protein MPTLFDPLQIGDITLSNRIIMAPLTRQRAEEIRVPNALMARYYAERASAGLIISEATSVTPQGVGYADTPGIWSQEQVEGWKLVTNAVHAAGGKIFLQLWHVGRISDPVFLNGELPVAPSAIAAQGHVSLVRPERPFVTPRALELDEIAGLVDAYRKGAENAKTAGFDGVEVHGANGYLLDQFLQDSTNQRTDTYGGPIENRARLLLEVTDACIDVWGANRVGVHLAPRRDAHDMGDSDPAATFGYVARELGKRKIAFIAAREALGDDRLGPQLKQAFGGPYIANEKFTKQSAQQLLDAGEADAVAWGQLFIANPDLVRRFETDAPLNQPNPSTYYARGETGYVDYPALETVE
- a CDS encoding ArsR/SmtB family transcription factor encodes the protein MGLPASVSLDRTLAALADPNRRHVVDLLSRQPMRAGELAQATGLSPQAMSRHLRVLRSSELIEESRGGGDSVDARVRLYVLRSTPMNELKTWLEQTEALWSEQLLSFKAHVEEQG
- a CDS encoding ArsR/SmtB family transcription factor; translated protein: MKPTRTTPDIDAIHKALANPLRREILGWLREPYAHFADQELPLDHGVCAGKIDARCGLSQSTVSAHLAALQRAGLVTSKRVGQWVFFKRNEPVIQAFLEHMNEQL